TAAATCTTCAAAGGTAATAGAAAACCATGCTAAATATTCTAATTTAAGTACTGTTAAAAATATAACAAGTGATGTAGAAAAAATATTGAATTCTATTAACTATACTTCTCTACAATTAATTCAGCATGATTCGTTACGAAATTATTTGATGATGTCAAAAGATGATGTAGATATGAATAAACAAGCTTATATATTAAAATCGGAAGCATTACTATCTTATTTAATATATACTAATGAATACATTGAATCTGCAACTTTACAAGGATTTAATGGTATAGAAATAGATACAACTGGGAAAAGTCGTTTTATAAATGAAAGTAATATGACTACAGCATTAAATTTAAAAGGTAAGTCATTTTGGTCAATAAATACTTATGATGATTTGAACAATAAGATACATAGAGTTTCTTTAATAAGATCAATAAATGATATTAATAATATAGAAAACACACTGGGAATATTAAAACTTGATATTGACCAAAAAAAATTAGCTAAAGTTTATAATGAGTCTACTGTTAATGAGAACAGCGAATTTTATATATTCAATGATAGCGATATTGTTATATCATCTAATGATTCAGATATTTTATTTGATGAGATACCTAGTGAATTATTAAAAGAGGATATTAATATTAATAAAGATGGATTTTATAGAGTGGAGTGGAAGAATAAAGAATATCTTTTGGCTTATAGTAGAATTCAACCAATGAATTGGACCCTTATAAGTCTAGTTCCAATAAAAGAAATTTTAGATGATCTACAAATAATTCAAAAAGTTATACGTATAGGTATTATAGTTAGTTTCATAATATGCATCATGATAGTAATATTTTTTTATAAAAAGTTTCTGACACCGCTAAAGCAGATTAGAGTACTTATGAAACATATTGAAAATGAAAATTTTGTTAGCATAGATGTTAAAGGTAATGATGAGATAGCTATGCTATTTAAAAGTTTTAATAAAATGTCAAATAGACTGAATCAGTTGATGAATCAAGTGTATTTGGTTAAAATCAAACAAAAAGAATCGGAATTAAAGGCTCTTCAGGCACAGATTAATCCTCATTTTCTGTATAATACTTTGGATACTATACACTGGGTAGCTCGTATAGAATCTGCATTTGAAACTTCTGCATTAATACAAGCACTATCTAAACTTTTTAGGTTAAGTCTTAATAATGGAAGTCAGTTCACTAGTGTGAAAAATGAAATTGAACATTTGAATAATTACATTTTTTTACAAAAACAAAAGTATGAGACACTCGTAGATTTTGTAATTCATGTTGAAGATGAAGTTAAGGAATGTAAAGTTGTTAAATTGATTATACAGCCTCTTGTTGAGAATGCAATTTATCATGGTATTAGCTCGTTACCACAAAAAGGTAAAATAAATATAGTAATTAAAAGAGAAAAGGATAACTTGATTTATGAAATTATAGATAATGGAGTAGGTATTAACGAAAAATATATTAATGATCTTTTGATTTCTGATACTGAAACTAGTAAAGGTTTTGGAATAAAAAATGTAAATGATAGGATAAAATTATATTTTGGAGATGAATATGGTTTATCATTTAAAAGTATGATAAATGTAGGTACAAC
This DNA window, taken from Vallitalea longa, encodes the following:
- a CDS encoding sensor histidine kinase, producing MKKFCSIKFKLLIFSFCLIVIPIIIIGSISYTKSSKVIENHAKYSNLSTVKNITSDVEKILNSINYTSLQLIQHDSLRNYLMMSKDDVDMNKQAYILKSEALLSYLIYTNEYIESATLQGFNGIEIDTTGKSRFINESNMTTALNLKGKSFWSINTYDDLNNKIHRVSLIRSINDINNIENTLGILKLDIDQKKLAKVYNESTVNENSEFYIFNDSDIVISSNDSDILFDEIPSELLKEDININKDGFYRVEWKNKEYLLAYSRIQPMNWTLISLVPIKEILDDLQIIQKVIRIGIIVSFIICIMIVIFFYKKFLTPLKQIRVLMKHIENENFVSIDVKGNDEIAMLFKSFNKMSNRLNQLMNQVYLVKIKQKESELKALQAQINPHFLYNTLDTIHWVARIESAFETSALIQALSKLFRLSLNNGSQFTSVKNEIEHLNNYIFLQKQKYETLVDFVIHVEDEVKECKVVKLIIQPLVENAIYHGISSLPQKGKINIVIKREKDNLIYEIIDNGVGINEKYINDLLISDTETSKGFGIKNVNDRIKLYFGDEYGLSFKSMINVGTTAIVKQPYIKEGEEYDKNDDCRR